The Sander vitreus isolate 19-12246 chromosome 5, sanVit1, whole genome shotgun sequence genome includes a region encoding these proteins:
- the LOC144518128 gene encoding ceramide transfer protein-like isoform X3, whose protein sequence is MSEKSSSSGSEEDVDPESGQPVELGGVLSKWTNYIHGWQDRWVVLKNNTLSYYKSEDEREYGCRGSLCLSKAVITPHEFDECRFDISVNDSVWYLRAEDPEHRLQWIESIELHKAESGYGSETSLRRHGSMLSLTSAASALSATSTSSFKKGYRLREKLAEMETFRDILCRQVDTLQKYFDTCADVVSKDEFQRDKVLEEDEDEFPTTTRPNGEYNHNNNGSKEKLCPPASPKCMNGVDFKGEAITFKATTAGILSTLSHCIELMVKQEDSWQKRLDKELEKRRRVEDAYKSAMYEMKKKSHYGGPDYEEGPNSLINEDEFFDAVEAALDRQDKIEEQCQSEKVRIPRRTLVPPGDIFSTIGTHRFATKVEEMVQNHMTYSLQDVGGDANWQLVIEEGEMKVYRREVEENGIVLDPLKATHSVKGVTGHEVCHYFWDTAVRMDWETTIENFNVVETLSDNAVIVYQTHKRVWPASQRDVLYLSAIRKILATNENDPDTWLVCNFSVDHDNALPTNRCVRAKINVAMICQTLVSPPEGDKEISRDNILCKITYVANARTHTFLMVLVCVAAVNPGGWAPASVLRAVAKREYPKFLKRFTSYVQEKTAGKPILF, encoded by the exons ATGTCCGAAAAGAGTTCGTCGTCCGGTTCTGAAGAGGATGTGGATCCGGAATCCGGGCAGCCTGTGGAGCTCGGAGGCGTCTTAAGCAAG tggaCTAATTACATCCACGGGTGGCAGGACCGATGGGTCGTGTTGAAAAACAATACTTTGAGCTACTACAAGTCGGAGGATGAACGGGAATACGGCTGCAGGGGGTCTTTGTGCCTCAGCAAGGCTGTTATCACA CCCCATGAGTTTGACGAGTGTCGTTTTGACATCAGCGTGAACGACAGTGTTTGGTACCTCAGAGCTGAAGATCCCGAGCACAGACTCCAGTGGATTGAGTCAATAGAGCTGCACAAG GCAGAGTCTGGTTATGGTTCAGAAACCAGTCTCAGGCGTCATGGTTCCATGTTGTCTCTCACATCAGCAGCCAGTGCCTTGTCTGCCACATCCACATCCTCCTTCAAG AAAGGGTACAGGTTGCGTGAGAAGCTAGCAGAAATGGAAACCTTCCGGGACATTCTCTGCAGACAAGTGGACACCCTGCAGAAATACTTTGACACCTGTGCGGACGTTGTCTCCAAAGATGAATTTCAGAGAGACAAAG TACTAGAGGAGGACGAAGATGAATTTCCTACCACTACAAGACCCAATGGCGAATATAATCACAACAACAATGGCAGCAAAGAGAAAT TGTGCCCCCCTGCCAGTCCCAAATGTATGAATGGAGTAGACTTCAAGGGTGAGGCCATCACCTTTAAGGCCACCACAGCAGGCATCCTCTCTACCTTGTCCCACTGCATCGAACTGATGGTTAAACAAGAGGACAGCTGGCAGAAGAGACTGGACAAG gagctcgagaagaggaggagggtagAAGATGCCTACAAGTCTGCTATGtatgaaatgaagaaaaagtcaCACTACGGAGGCCCAGACTACGAG GAGGGGCCCAACAGTCTGATCAATGAGGATGAGTTCTTTGACGCGGTGGAAGCCGCACTGGACAGACAGGACAAGATAGAGGAGCAG TGCCAGTCAGAGAAGGTCAGGATACCTCGACGAACTCTGGTTCCTCCAGGAGACATCTTCTCCACCATCGGTACACACCGATTTGCCACCAAG GTGGAGGAGATGGTGCAGAATCATATGACTTACTCTCTCCAGGATGTGGGCGGAGATGCCAACTGGCAGCTTGTAATAGAAGAAGGAGAGATGAAG GTGTACAGGAGAGAAGTCGAGGAGAACGGTATTGTGCTGGATCCTCTCAAAGCTACGCATTCTGTGAAGGGGGTGACAGGACACGAGGTCTGCCACTACTTCTGGGACACGGCTGTCCGAATGGACTGGGAGA CCACCATTGAGAATTTCAACGTTGTGGAAACGCTCTCCGATAATGCGGTTATCGTTTACCAGACTCACAAG AGAGTGTGGCCTGCCTCTCAGAGAGACGTGCTCTATCTGTCAGCCATCAGGAAGATCTTGGCAACAAACGAAAATGATCCTGACACATGGCTGGTCTGCAACTTCTCTGTTGACCACGACAATGCCCTT CCCACAAACCGGTGCGTTCGTGCCAAAATCAATGTTGCTATGATCTGCCAAACACTGGTCAGCCCACCAGAGGGTGATAAAGAGATCAGCAGAGACAACATCCTTTGTAAGATCACCTACGTTGCCAATG CACGTACACACACTTTCCTGATGGTTTTGGTCTGTGTGGCTGCAGTAAACCCAGGAGGCTGGGCTCCAGCTTCAGTCCTCAGAGCAGTGGCCAAGAGAGAGTATCCCAAGTTCCTCAAGCGCTTCACCTCCTACGTCCAGGAGAAAACTGCTGGGAAGCCCATCCTCTTCTGA
- the LOC144518128 gene encoding ceramide transfer protein-like isoform X2, which yields MSEKSSSSGSEEDVDPESGQPVELGGVLSKWTNYIHGWQDRWVVLKNNTLSYYKSEDEREYGCRGSLCLSKAVITPHEFDECRFDISVNDSVWYLRAEDPEHRLQWIESIELHKAESGYGSETSLRRHGSMLSLTSAASALSATSTSSFKKGYRLREKLAEMETFRDILCRQVDTLQKYFDTCADVVSKDEFQRDKVLEEDEDEFPTTTRPNGEYNHNNNGSKEKLCPPASPKCMNGVDFKGEAITFKATTAGILSTLSHCIELMVKQEDSWQKRLDKELEKRRRVEDAYKSAMYEMKKKSHYGGPDYEEGPNSLINEDEFFDAVEAALDRQDKIEEQCQSEKVRIPRRTLVPPGDIFSTIGTHRFATKPHSPSSSLSSVELVSASDDIHRFSSQVEEMVQNHMTYSLQDVGGDANWQLVIEEGEMKVYRREVEENGIVLDPLKATHSVKGVTGHEVCHYFWDTAVRMDWETTIENFNVVETLSDNAVIVYQTHKRVWPASQRDVLYLSAIRKILATNENDPDTWLVCNFSVDHDNALPTNRCVRAKINVAMICQTLVSPPEGDKEISRDNILCKITYVANVNPGGWAPASVLRAVAKREYPKFLKRFTSYVQEKTAGKPILF from the exons ATGTCCGAAAAGAGTTCGTCGTCCGGTTCTGAAGAGGATGTGGATCCGGAATCCGGGCAGCCTGTGGAGCTCGGAGGCGTCTTAAGCAAG tggaCTAATTACATCCACGGGTGGCAGGACCGATGGGTCGTGTTGAAAAACAATACTTTGAGCTACTACAAGTCGGAGGATGAACGGGAATACGGCTGCAGGGGGTCTTTGTGCCTCAGCAAGGCTGTTATCACA CCCCATGAGTTTGACGAGTGTCGTTTTGACATCAGCGTGAACGACAGTGTTTGGTACCTCAGAGCTGAAGATCCCGAGCACAGACTCCAGTGGATTGAGTCAATAGAGCTGCACAAG GCAGAGTCTGGTTATGGTTCAGAAACCAGTCTCAGGCGTCATGGTTCCATGTTGTCTCTCACATCAGCAGCCAGTGCCTTGTCTGCCACATCCACATCCTCCTTCAAG AAAGGGTACAGGTTGCGTGAGAAGCTAGCAGAAATGGAAACCTTCCGGGACATTCTCTGCAGACAAGTGGACACCCTGCAGAAATACTTTGACACCTGTGCGGACGTTGTCTCCAAAGATGAATTTCAGAGAGACAAAG TACTAGAGGAGGACGAAGATGAATTTCCTACCACTACAAGACCCAATGGCGAATATAATCACAACAACAATGGCAGCAAAGAGAAAT TGTGCCCCCCTGCCAGTCCCAAATGTATGAATGGAGTAGACTTCAAGGGTGAGGCCATCACCTTTAAGGCCACCACAGCAGGCATCCTCTCTACCTTGTCCCACTGCATCGAACTGATGGTTAAACAAGAGGACAGCTGGCAGAAGAGACTGGACAAG gagctcgagaagaggaggagggtagAAGATGCCTACAAGTCTGCTATGtatgaaatgaagaaaaagtcaCACTACGGAGGCCCAGACTACGAG GAGGGGCCCAACAGTCTGATCAATGAGGATGAGTTCTTTGACGCGGTGGAAGCCGCACTGGACAGACAGGACAAGATAGAGGAGCAG TGCCAGTCAGAGAAGGTCAGGATACCTCGACGAACTCTGGTTCCTCCAGGAGACATCTTCTCCACCATCGGTACACACCGATTTGCCACCAAG CCCCATAgcccttcttcttctctctcctccgtTGAGCTTGTCAGTGCTTCAGATGACATTCACAGATTCAGCTCTCAG GTGGAGGAGATGGTGCAGAATCATATGACTTACTCTCTCCAGGATGTGGGCGGAGATGCCAACTGGCAGCTTGTAATAGAAGAAGGAGAGATGAAG GTGTACAGGAGAGAAGTCGAGGAGAACGGTATTGTGCTGGATCCTCTCAAAGCTACGCATTCTGTGAAGGGGGTGACAGGACACGAGGTCTGCCACTACTTCTGGGACACGGCTGTCCGAATGGACTGGGAGA CCACCATTGAGAATTTCAACGTTGTGGAAACGCTCTCCGATAATGCGGTTATCGTTTACCAGACTCACAAG AGAGTGTGGCCTGCCTCTCAGAGAGACGTGCTCTATCTGTCAGCCATCAGGAAGATCTTGGCAACAAACGAAAATGATCCTGACACATGGCTGGTCTGCAACTTCTCTGTTGACCACGACAATGCCCTT CCCACAAACCGGTGCGTTCGTGCCAAAATCAATGTTGCTATGATCTGCCAAACACTGGTCAGCCCACCAGAGGGTGATAAAGAGATCAGCAGAGACAACATCCTTTGTAAGATCACCTACGTTGCCAATG TAAACCCAGGAGGCTGGGCTCCAGCTTCAGTCCTCAGAGCAGTGGCCAAGAGAGAGTATCCCAAGTTCCTCAAGCGCTTCACCTCCTACGTCCAGGAGAAAACTGCTGGGAAGCCCATCCTCTTCTGA
- the LOC144518128 gene encoding ceramide transfer protein-like isoform X4: protein MSEKSSSSGSEEDVDPESGQPVELGGVLSKWTNYIHGWQDRWVVLKNNTLSYYKSEDEREYGCRGSLCLSKAVITPHEFDECRFDISVNDSVWYLRAEDPEHRLQWIESIELHKAESGYGSETSLRRHGSMLSLTSAASALSATSTSSFKKGYRLREKLAEMETFRDILCRQVDTLQKYFDTCADVVSKDEFQRDKVLEEDEDEFPTTTRPNGEYNHNNNGSKEKLCPPASPKCMNGVDFKGEAITFKATTAGILSTLSHCIELMVKQEDSWQKRLDKELEKRRRVEDAYKSAMYEMKKKSHYGGPDYEEGPNSLINEDEFFDAVEAALDRQDKIEEQCQSEKVRIPRRTLVPPGDIFSTIGTHRFATKVEEMVQNHMTYSLQDVGGDANWQLVIEEGEMKVYRREVEENGIVLDPLKATHSVKGVTGHEVCHYFWDTAVRMDWETTIENFNVVETLSDNAVIVYQTHKRVWPASQRDVLYLSAIRKILATNENDPDTWLVCNFSVDHDNALPTNRCVRAKINVAMICQTLVSPPEGDKEISRDNILCKITYVANVNPGGWAPASVLRAVAKREYPKFLKRFTSYVQEKTAGKPILF from the exons ATGTCCGAAAAGAGTTCGTCGTCCGGTTCTGAAGAGGATGTGGATCCGGAATCCGGGCAGCCTGTGGAGCTCGGAGGCGTCTTAAGCAAG tggaCTAATTACATCCACGGGTGGCAGGACCGATGGGTCGTGTTGAAAAACAATACTTTGAGCTACTACAAGTCGGAGGATGAACGGGAATACGGCTGCAGGGGGTCTTTGTGCCTCAGCAAGGCTGTTATCACA CCCCATGAGTTTGACGAGTGTCGTTTTGACATCAGCGTGAACGACAGTGTTTGGTACCTCAGAGCTGAAGATCCCGAGCACAGACTCCAGTGGATTGAGTCAATAGAGCTGCACAAG GCAGAGTCTGGTTATGGTTCAGAAACCAGTCTCAGGCGTCATGGTTCCATGTTGTCTCTCACATCAGCAGCCAGTGCCTTGTCTGCCACATCCACATCCTCCTTCAAG AAAGGGTACAGGTTGCGTGAGAAGCTAGCAGAAATGGAAACCTTCCGGGACATTCTCTGCAGACAAGTGGACACCCTGCAGAAATACTTTGACACCTGTGCGGACGTTGTCTCCAAAGATGAATTTCAGAGAGACAAAG TACTAGAGGAGGACGAAGATGAATTTCCTACCACTACAAGACCCAATGGCGAATATAATCACAACAACAATGGCAGCAAAGAGAAAT TGTGCCCCCCTGCCAGTCCCAAATGTATGAATGGAGTAGACTTCAAGGGTGAGGCCATCACCTTTAAGGCCACCACAGCAGGCATCCTCTCTACCTTGTCCCACTGCATCGAACTGATGGTTAAACAAGAGGACAGCTGGCAGAAGAGACTGGACAAG gagctcgagaagaggaggagggtagAAGATGCCTACAAGTCTGCTATGtatgaaatgaagaaaaagtcaCACTACGGAGGCCCAGACTACGAG GAGGGGCCCAACAGTCTGATCAATGAGGATGAGTTCTTTGACGCGGTGGAAGCCGCACTGGACAGACAGGACAAGATAGAGGAGCAG TGCCAGTCAGAGAAGGTCAGGATACCTCGACGAACTCTGGTTCCTCCAGGAGACATCTTCTCCACCATCGGTACACACCGATTTGCCACCAAG GTGGAGGAGATGGTGCAGAATCATATGACTTACTCTCTCCAGGATGTGGGCGGAGATGCCAACTGGCAGCTTGTAATAGAAGAAGGAGAGATGAAG GTGTACAGGAGAGAAGTCGAGGAGAACGGTATTGTGCTGGATCCTCTCAAAGCTACGCATTCTGTGAAGGGGGTGACAGGACACGAGGTCTGCCACTACTTCTGGGACACGGCTGTCCGAATGGACTGGGAGA CCACCATTGAGAATTTCAACGTTGTGGAAACGCTCTCCGATAATGCGGTTATCGTTTACCAGACTCACAAG AGAGTGTGGCCTGCCTCTCAGAGAGACGTGCTCTATCTGTCAGCCATCAGGAAGATCTTGGCAACAAACGAAAATGATCCTGACACATGGCTGGTCTGCAACTTCTCTGTTGACCACGACAATGCCCTT CCCACAAACCGGTGCGTTCGTGCCAAAATCAATGTTGCTATGATCTGCCAAACACTGGTCAGCCCACCAGAGGGTGATAAAGAGATCAGCAGAGACAACATCCTTTGTAAGATCACCTACGTTGCCAATG TAAACCCAGGAGGCTGGGCTCCAGCTTCAGTCCTCAGAGCAGTGGCCAAGAGAGAGTATCCCAAGTTCCTCAAGCGCTTCACCTCCTACGTCCAGGAGAAAACTGCTGGGAAGCCCATCCTCTTCTGA
- the LOC144518128 gene encoding ceramide transfer protein-like isoform X1 produces the protein MSEKSSSSGSEEDVDPESGQPVELGGVLSKWTNYIHGWQDRWVVLKNNTLSYYKSEDEREYGCRGSLCLSKAVITPHEFDECRFDISVNDSVWYLRAEDPEHRLQWIESIELHKAESGYGSETSLRRHGSMLSLTSAASALSATSTSSFKKGYRLREKLAEMETFRDILCRQVDTLQKYFDTCADVVSKDEFQRDKVLEEDEDEFPTTTRPNGEYNHNNNGSKEKLCPPASPKCMNGVDFKGEAITFKATTAGILSTLSHCIELMVKQEDSWQKRLDKELEKRRRVEDAYKSAMYEMKKKSHYGGPDYEEGPNSLINEDEFFDAVEAALDRQDKIEEQCQSEKVRIPRRTLVPPGDIFSTIGTHRFATKPHSPSSSLSSVELVSASDDIHRFSSQVEEMVQNHMTYSLQDVGGDANWQLVIEEGEMKVYRREVEENGIVLDPLKATHSVKGVTGHEVCHYFWDTAVRMDWETTIENFNVVETLSDNAVIVYQTHKRVWPASQRDVLYLSAIRKILATNENDPDTWLVCNFSVDHDNALPTNRCVRAKINVAMICQTLVSPPEGDKEISRDNILCKITYVANARTHTFLMVLVCVAAVNPGGWAPASVLRAVAKREYPKFLKRFTSYVQEKTAGKPILF, from the exons ATGTCCGAAAAGAGTTCGTCGTCCGGTTCTGAAGAGGATGTGGATCCGGAATCCGGGCAGCCTGTGGAGCTCGGAGGCGTCTTAAGCAAG tggaCTAATTACATCCACGGGTGGCAGGACCGATGGGTCGTGTTGAAAAACAATACTTTGAGCTACTACAAGTCGGAGGATGAACGGGAATACGGCTGCAGGGGGTCTTTGTGCCTCAGCAAGGCTGTTATCACA CCCCATGAGTTTGACGAGTGTCGTTTTGACATCAGCGTGAACGACAGTGTTTGGTACCTCAGAGCTGAAGATCCCGAGCACAGACTCCAGTGGATTGAGTCAATAGAGCTGCACAAG GCAGAGTCTGGTTATGGTTCAGAAACCAGTCTCAGGCGTCATGGTTCCATGTTGTCTCTCACATCAGCAGCCAGTGCCTTGTCTGCCACATCCACATCCTCCTTCAAG AAAGGGTACAGGTTGCGTGAGAAGCTAGCAGAAATGGAAACCTTCCGGGACATTCTCTGCAGACAAGTGGACACCCTGCAGAAATACTTTGACACCTGTGCGGACGTTGTCTCCAAAGATGAATTTCAGAGAGACAAAG TACTAGAGGAGGACGAAGATGAATTTCCTACCACTACAAGACCCAATGGCGAATATAATCACAACAACAATGGCAGCAAAGAGAAAT TGTGCCCCCCTGCCAGTCCCAAATGTATGAATGGAGTAGACTTCAAGGGTGAGGCCATCACCTTTAAGGCCACCACAGCAGGCATCCTCTCTACCTTGTCCCACTGCATCGAACTGATGGTTAAACAAGAGGACAGCTGGCAGAAGAGACTGGACAAG gagctcgagaagaggaggagggtagAAGATGCCTACAAGTCTGCTATGtatgaaatgaagaaaaagtcaCACTACGGAGGCCCAGACTACGAG GAGGGGCCCAACAGTCTGATCAATGAGGATGAGTTCTTTGACGCGGTGGAAGCCGCACTGGACAGACAGGACAAGATAGAGGAGCAG TGCCAGTCAGAGAAGGTCAGGATACCTCGACGAACTCTGGTTCCTCCAGGAGACATCTTCTCCACCATCGGTACACACCGATTTGCCACCAAG CCCCATAgcccttcttcttctctctcctccgtTGAGCTTGTCAGTGCTTCAGATGACATTCACAGATTCAGCTCTCAG GTGGAGGAGATGGTGCAGAATCATATGACTTACTCTCTCCAGGATGTGGGCGGAGATGCCAACTGGCAGCTTGTAATAGAAGAAGGAGAGATGAAG GTGTACAGGAGAGAAGTCGAGGAGAACGGTATTGTGCTGGATCCTCTCAAAGCTACGCATTCTGTGAAGGGGGTGACAGGACACGAGGTCTGCCACTACTTCTGGGACACGGCTGTCCGAATGGACTGGGAGA CCACCATTGAGAATTTCAACGTTGTGGAAACGCTCTCCGATAATGCGGTTATCGTTTACCAGACTCACAAG AGAGTGTGGCCTGCCTCTCAGAGAGACGTGCTCTATCTGTCAGCCATCAGGAAGATCTTGGCAACAAACGAAAATGATCCTGACACATGGCTGGTCTGCAACTTCTCTGTTGACCACGACAATGCCCTT CCCACAAACCGGTGCGTTCGTGCCAAAATCAATGTTGCTATGATCTGCCAAACACTGGTCAGCCCACCAGAGGGTGATAAAGAGATCAGCAGAGACAACATCCTTTGTAAGATCACCTACGTTGCCAATG CACGTACACACACTTTCCTGATGGTTTTGGTCTGTGTGGCTGCAGTAAACCCAGGAGGCTGGGCTCCAGCTTCAGTCCTCAGAGCAGTGGCCAAGAGAGAGTATCCCAAGTTCCTCAAGCGCTTCACCTCCTACGTCCAGGAGAAAACTGCTGGGAAGCCCATCCTCTTCTGA